In Variovorax paradoxus, a single genomic region encodes these proteins:
- a CDS encoding rhodanese-like domain-containing protein, whose protein sequence is MSLTDLPVDTAGNDIASARTRAIDAFLAQARGLLARSQDRAALQSVADALIALGQRKSLFPAAHFPIDAARPAQVYRLAEDVDGGFALYLSAGLAGKAQPPHDHTTWAVIAGVEGNERNVLYRREKTGDAARDALVQTGTVDVAAGSAVVLLPDDVHTIELVGGQDGRHLHFYGRALQLLDRRVVFEGTEGGSFRHFAPPKNIRHPAITPQALRAALADGEEIALLDVRETGVFVRSHILLAASAPLWRLEVLIDRLVPRRATRIVLADADESLAHEAAAKLVRLGWRNVSVLAGGTQGWAAAGYELFSGSNVPSKAFGEVIEHEKHTPWISVDDLHERVKRGDDIVVVDSRTPEEFADFSLPFAHSLPGAELVYRIQELAPRPETLVVVNCAGRTRSIVGAQTLIDAGIPNKVVSLKDGTMAWLLAGRELAHGRAAPLPEPGEQTRESARARAEDVAARAGVRRIDAETLARFEAEADERSLYRFDVRTRQEYEAGHLEGWRWAPGGQLVQATDEYVGTRHARIVLADWDGVRALTTGAWLAQLGGHEVFVLSPPALPVRVLGPEPVRVLSLREFTPDIAPREAAAALEAGTAVVFDVERRSAFERRHVAGARFAVPDRLQEFTADLPPSQAIVLTSSDGVLARTVAAELAARTGRTVRAIAGGTQAWSAARLPTSAGSEGVLTGDDDHWYSPYAHTDLAKRDAGFKQYLDWEIGLVAQLEREGDVGIRLVTPGGAAAS, encoded by the coding sequence ATGAGCCTCACTGATCTTCCCGTCGACACCGCGGGAAACGACATCGCCAGCGCCCGCACGCGCGCCATCGACGCCTTCCTGGCCCAGGCCCGTGGCCTTCTGGCCCGGAGCCAGGACCGGGCCGCGCTGCAGTCCGTGGCCGACGCACTCATCGCGCTCGGCCAGCGCAAGTCGCTGTTTCCGGCCGCCCATTTCCCGATCGATGCCGCCCGCCCCGCACAGGTCTACCGCTTGGCCGAGGACGTGGACGGCGGCTTCGCGCTGTACCTGTCGGCCGGCCTTGCGGGCAAGGCGCAGCCGCCTCATGACCACACCACCTGGGCCGTGATCGCCGGCGTGGAGGGCAACGAGCGCAACGTGCTCTACCGCCGCGAAAAAACGGGCGATGCCGCGCGCGACGCGCTGGTGCAAACCGGAACCGTCGACGTGGCCGCAGGCAGCGCCGTGGTGCTGTTGCCGGACGACGTGCACACCATCGAGTTGGTGGGCGGACAGGACGGGCGCCATCTGCATTTCTACGGGCGTGCGCTGCAGCTGCTCGACCGCCGCGTGGTGTTTGAAGGCACCGAGGGCGGGAGCTTTCGCCACTTTGCGCCGCCGAAGAACATCCGCCATCCGGCCATCACGCCGCAGGCGCTGAGGGCGGCGCTCGCCGACGGCGAGGAGATCGCGTTGCTCGACGTGCGCGAGACTGGCGTCTTCGTGCGCAGCCACATCCTGCTGGCCGCCTCGGCACCGCTGTGGCGCCTGGAGGTGCTGATCGACCGCCTGGTGCCGCGCCGCGCCACGCGCATCGTGCTGGCCGATGCCGATGAGTCGCTCGCGCACGAAGCCGCCGCCAAGCTGGTGCGCCTGGGCTGGCGCAACGTGTCGGTGCTGGCCGGCGGCACGCAGGGCTGGGCCGCCGCGGGCTATGAACTGTTCAGCGGCAGCAACGTGCCGAGCAAGGCCTTCGGCGAAGTGATCGAGCACGAGAAGCACACACCCTGGATATCCGTCGACGATCTGCACGAGCGCGTCAAGCGCGGCGACGACATCGTGGTCGTCGACAGCCGCACACCCGAGGAGTTCGCCGACTTCAGCCTGCCCTTCGCGCACAGCTTGCCGGGCGCCGAGCTGGTCTATCGCATCCAGGAACTCGCGCCCCGGCCCGAGACGCTGGTGGTGGTCAACTGCGCGGGCCGCACCCGCAGCATCGTGGGCGCGCAGACGCTCATCGACGCTGGCATTCCGAACAAGGTGGTGTCGCTCAAGGACGGCACCATGGCCTGGCTGCTGGCCGGCCGCGAACTCGCCCACGGCCGTGCTGCGCCGCTGCCCGAGCCGGGCGAGCAGACCCGTGAGAGCGCCCGGGCCCGTGCCGAGGACGTGGCCGCGCGCGCCGGCGTGCGCCGCATCGATGCGGAAACGCTCGCGCGCTTCGAGGCCGAGGCCGACGAGCGCTCGCTGTATCGCTTCGACGTGCGCACCCGCCAGGAATACGAAGCCGGCCACCTCGAGGGGTGGCGCTGGGCGCCGGGGGGACAGCTGGTGCAGGCCACCGACGAATACGTGGGCACGCGGCATGCGCGCATCGTGCTGGCCGACTGGGACGGCGTGCGCGCCTTGACCACCGGCGCCTGGCTCGCGCAGTTGGGCGGCCACGAGGTGTTCGTGCTGTCGCCGCCTGCGCTGCCCGTGCGGGTGCTCGGGCCGGAACCGGTGCGCGTGCTGTCGCTGCGAGAGTTCACGCCCGACATCGCGCCGCGCGAAGCGGCCGCCGCGCTGGAAGCCGGCACGGCGGTGGTGTTCGATGTGGAGCGCCGCTCGGCATTCGAGCGCCGGCACGTGGCAGGTGCGCGCTTCGCGGTGCCCGACCGGTTGCAGGAGTTCACCGCCGACCTGCCGCCCTCGCAGGCCATCGTGCTCACCTCGTCCGACGGCGTGCTGGCCCGCACCGTGGCCGCCGAACTGGCAGCGCGTACCGGCCGCACGGTGCGTGCCATCGCAGGCGGCACCCAGGCCTGGAGTGCCGCACGCCTGCCGACCAGCGCTGGCTCCGAAGGCGTGCTGACCGGCGACGACGACCACTGGTACAGCCCCTACGCGCACACCGACCTGGCCAAGCGCGACGCCGGCTTCAAGCAGTACCTCGACTGGGAGATCGGCCTCGTGGCTCAGCTCGAGCGCGAGGGCGACGTGGGTATCCGCCTCGTTACGCCGGGCGGAGCGGCCGCGTCATGA
- a CDS encoding hydantoinase B/oxoprolinase family protein, translated as MSKTPTPKALTGGQLIRNQLAWNRLLSVVEEQAQVLIHTAFGTSTREAGDLSAGVFLPDGRMIAQAVTGTPGHVNSMAESVKHFLQRFPIDTMEDGDVFLTNDPWKGTGHLFDMTMVTPVFHGEGDAKRAVALFASTLHVVDIGGIGSSPDGLEIYHEGLFLPILRFVRQGTVDPAVRAIIRANVRDPEQVEGDLYALVACNEVGGRRLRTLLREFRFDGLEALGDFVIARSAQAMREALRDWPRGTWHHTLVADGYDAPITLQVSVTIADDGIVVDYAGTSGTVARGINVVKAYTDAYTSFGIRCLVGSDVPNNAGSLGLIRVEAPAGCILNAQHPAAVTARHVVGQLLPDAVFGALRQARADRVPAEGASSLWNLQLVGGEVLAGTSPADAEAVRRGARFNVISFSTGGTGARPDKDGLSVTAFPSGVRNVSLEILETQAPIVFERKEFRTDSGGTGVVRGGLGQVIEVRHAQSDAAFLIAAAFDRVANPARGALGGGNGAPGRLRLASGAVLRAKGRQIVPAGDRLVVETPGGGGLGDPAQRDAALVARDLREGLVSPEASATHAEAVPAETIGT; from the coding sequence ATGAGCAAGACTCCCACTCCGAAAGCCCTGACCGGCGGCCAGCTCATCCGCAACCAGCTCGCCTGGAACCGGCTTCTCTCCGTGGTCGAGGAACAGGCGCAGGTGCTGATCCACACCGCCTTCGGCACCTCCACGCGCGAGGCAGGCGACCTGTCGGCAGGCGTGTTCCTGCCCGACGGACGCATGATCGCGCAGGCCGTGACCGGCACGCCGGGCCACGTCAACTCGATGGCCGAATCGGTCAAGCACTTCCTGCAGCGCTTTCCCATCGACACGATGGAAGACGGCGACGTGTTCCTCACCAACGACCCGTGGAAAGGTACGGGCCATCTGTTCGACATGACGATGGTCACGCCGGTGTTCCATGGCGAAGGCGACGCGAAACGCGCGGTGGCGCTGTTCGCCTCCACGCTGCATGTGGTGGACATCGGCGGCATCGGCTCAAGCCCCGACGGGCTGGAGATCTACCACGAAGGCCTGTTCCTGCCCATCCTGCGCTTCGTGCGCCAGGGCACGGTGGACCCGGCCGTGCGCGCCATCATCCGCGCCAACGTACGAGACCCGGAGCAGGTCGAGGGCGACCTCTACGCGCTGGTGGCCTGCAACGAAGTGGGTGGCAGGCGCCTGCGCACGCTGCTGCGCGAGTTCAGGTTCGACGGCCTCGAGGCGCTGGGCGACTTCGTCATCGCGCGCTCGGCCCAGGCCATGCGCGAGGCGCTGCGTGACTGGCCGCGCGGCACCTGGCACCACACCCTGGTAGCCGACGGCTACGACGCGCCCATCACGCTGCAGGTGTCGGTGACCATTGCCGACGACGGCATCGTGGTCGACTACGCGGGCACCTCCGGCACGGTGGCGCGCGGCATCAACGTGGTCAAGGCCTACACCGATGCCTACACCTCCTTCGGCATCCGCTGCCTCGTCGGATCGGACGTGCCGAACAACGCGGGCTCGCTCGGCCTCATCCGCGTGGAAGCACCCGCGGGCTGCATCCTGAACGCGCAGCACCCCGCCGCCGTCACCGCGCGGCACGTGGTGGGCCAGCTGCTGCCAGATGCGGTGTTCGGCGCGCTGCGCCAAGCCCGCGCCGACCGTGTGCCGGCCGAAGGCGCTTCGTCGTTGTGGAATCTGCAGCTCGTGGGCGGCGAGGTGCTTGCGGGCACCAGCCCGGCCGACGCCGAGGCGGTGCGCCGCGGCGCGCGCTTCAACGTCATCAGCTTCTCCACCGGAGGCACCGGCGCACGGCCCGACAAGGACGGCCTCTCGGTCACCGCCTTTCCGAGCGGCGTGCGCAACGTGTCTCTCGAGATCCTCGAGACACAGGCGCCCATCGTGTTCGAGCGCAAGGAGTTCCGTACCGATTCCGGCGGCACCGGAGTCGTGCGCGGCGGCCTGGGCCAGGTCATCGAGGTGCGGCATGCGCAGTCCGATGCCGCCTTCCTGATTGCGGCCGCATTCGACCGTGTCGCCAACCCCGCGCGCGGCGCGCTCGGCGGCGGCAATGGCGCACCGGGCCGGCTGCGGCTGGCCTCCGGCGCCGTGCTGCGCGCCAAGGGGCGGCAGATCGTGCCGGCGGGCGACCGGCTGGTGGTCGAGACGCCCGGCGGCGGCGGCCTGGGCGATCCCGCGCAACGCGACGCGGCGCTGGTGGCGCGCGACCTGCGCGAAGGGCTGGTGTCACCCGAAGCCTCTGCGACCCATGCAGAGGCCGTGCCAGCCGAAACGATCGGCACCTGA
- a CDS encoding ABC transporter permease encodes MSTPFTLDSAIANPPVPAPAPAAVRRTEEPAAPAVKAVRAAVDAKPVSSRHAALRAFLRNPAAVAGVVLLVCMLILALLAPLLYPGDPLDMVAPPLLWPGQDAAYPLGSDSLGRDVIAGIAHGARVSLAVGVVAAVLSLVIGVLVGATAGYFGGRIDDVLVRITELFQTMPSFLFVIVVVAIGQPSVPVIVCAIGLASWPVIARLVRAEFRALRETEFVLAARSQGFSHARIIFQEMLPNALPPVIVTTSVLVASAILIESALSFLGMGDPNAVSWGSMIGQGRELLRTAWYLTALPGAAIVLTVLALNLVGDGLNDAFNPRLRGR; translated from the coding sequence ATGTCCACACCTTTCACACTCGATTCCGCGATTGCGAATCCACCGGTGCCTGCGCCGGCGCCCGCCGCCGTCCGCCGCACCGAAGAGCCGGCGGCACCAGCCGTCAAGGCTGTCAGGGCCGCTGTCGACGCCAAGCCCGTCTCCAGCCGGCATGCTGCGTTGCGAGCCTTCCTGCGCAACCCCGCCGCCGTCGCCGGCGTGGTGCTGCTGGTGTGCATGCTCATCCTGGCGTTGCTCGCGCCGCTGCTCTATCCGGGCGATCCGCTCGACATGGTGGCACCCCCCCTGCTGTGGCCGGGCCAGGACGCGGCGTATCCGTTGGGCAGCGATTCGCTGGGCCGCGACGTCATCGCCGGCATCGCCCACGGCGCACGCGTGTCGCTCGCAGTGGGCGTGGTGGCCGCGGTGCTGAGCCTGGTGATCGGCGTGCTGGTAGGCGCCACCGCCGGCTACTTCGGCGGACGCATCGACGACGTGCTGGTGCGCATCACCGAGCTGTTCCAGACCATGCCTTCGTTCCTGTTTGTGATCGTCGTGGTGGCCATCGGCCAGCCGTCGGTGCCGGTCATCGTCTGCGCCATCGGCCTCGCGTCGTGGCCGGTGATCGCCCGGCTGGTGCGCGCGGAGTTCCGCGCGCTGCGCGAGACCGAGTTCGTGCTGGCAGCCCGCAGCCAGGGCTTCAGCCATGCGCGCATCATCTTCCAGGAGATGCTGCCCAATGCGCTGCCGCCGGTGATCGTGACCACCTCGGTGCTGGTGGCCAGCGCCATCCTCATCGAGTCGGCGCTGTCCTTTCTGGGCATGGGCGACCCCAATGCGGTGTCGTGGGGCAGCATGATCGGCCAGGGCCGGGAGCTGCTGCGCACCGCCTGGTATCTCACGGCGCTGCCGGGCGCGGCCATCGTGTTGACGGTGCTTGCGCTCAACCTCGTGGGCGACGGTCTCAACGACGCCTTCAACCCAAGGCTGAGGGGGCGTTGA
- a CDS encoding ABC transporter ATP-binding protein, producing MTLEQVQAKAPPLLDVRGLDVFFLGSNGPVQAVRGLDLTLQRGETLALVGESGCGKSTTALALLRLLAPGAVLRGSIQFDGRDILALSPAQLREVRGREISMIFQEPMTSLNPVHTIGTQIEETLRRHEKLSALAARKRAIELLDLVRIPEPHQRIDDHPHNLSGGQRQRVMIAMAVACKPRLLVADEPTTALDVTIQAQILELLDGLRRELDMALLLITHDLGLVAQWADRVAVMYGGEKVEEASTSRLFAAPSHAYTRGLLGASLHAGSALHYVDARLPEIQTRLDAATGERSFALHVPEPNSKVRALPVRTAAAEPLLSVQDLRTDYPKRGGGVLHAVDGVSFDIRAGETVGLVGESGCGKSTLSRTLLRLVNPASGRIVFDGTDIAQLSEKALKPWRRRVQMVFQDPYASLNPRRSVFDIIESVLKVHGVADRAERRNRIAAILERVGLPADAGRRFPNEFSGGQRQRIGIARALVLRPSLVVLDEPVSALDVSVQAQILNLLVELKEDFGLSYLFISHDLSVVRYIADRVMVMSKGQIVETGSHRDIWDRPQHPYTRSLIAAVPGAEQRKAA from the coding sequence ATGACGCTCGAACAAGTACAGGCCAAGGCGCCGCCGCTGCTCGATGTGCGCGGCCTCGACGTCTTCTTCCTCGGATCGAACGGCCCCGTCCAGGCTGTTCGCGGGCTCGACCTGACCCTGCAGCGCGGCGAGACGCTCGCGCTCGTGGGCGAGTCGGGCTGCGGCAAGTCGACCACCGCGCTCGCGCTGCTGCGGCTGCTCGCGCCCGGCGCGGTGCTGCGCGGCAGCATTCAATTCGACGGACGCGACATCCTCGCGCTGTCGCCGGCCCAGTTGCGCGAAGTGCGCGGCCGCGAGATCTCGATGATCTTCCAGGAGCCGATGACCTCGCTGAATCCCGTGCACACCATCGGCACGCAGATCGAGGAAACGCTGCGGCGCCACGAGAAACTCTCGGCCCTCGCGGCGCGCAAGCGCGCCATCGAACTGCTCGACCTCGTGCGCATTCCCGAGCCGCACCAGCGCATCGACGACCATCCGCACAACCTCTCGGGCGGCCAGCGCCAGCGCGTGATGATCGCAATGGCCGTGGCCTGCAAGCCGCGCCTGCTGGTGGCGGACGAGCCCACGACCGCGCTCGACGTGACCATCCAGGCGCAGATCCTCGAGTTGCTCGACGGCCTGCGCCGCGAACTCGACATGGCCCTGCTGCTGATCACGCACGATCTCGGCCTCGTTGCTCAATGGGCCGACCGCGTCGCAGTGATGTATGGCGGAGAGAAGGTCGAAGAGGCGTCCACATCCAGGCTCTTCGCGGCGCCATCGCATGCCTACACCCGCGGGCTGTTGGGCGCGTCGCTGCATGCCGGCAGCGCATTGCACTATGTCGATGCGCGGCTGCCGGAGATCCAGACCCGCCTCGATGCGGCGACCGGCGAGCGCAGCTTCGCGCTGCATGTGCCCGAGCCGAACTCCAAGGTGCGGGCCTTGCCCGTTCGCACTGCGGCCGCAGAGCCTTTGCTGTCGGTGCAGGATCTGCGCACGGACTACCCCAAGCGCGGCGGCGGGGTGCTGCACGCGGTGGACGGCGTGTCCTTCGACATCCGTGCTGGTGAAACGGTGGGGCTGGTGGGCGAGTCGGGCTGCGGCAAGTCGACGCTCTCGCGCACGCTGCTGCGGCTGGTGAATCCTGCGTCGGGCCGCATCGTGTTCGACGGCACCGACATCGCACAGTTGTCCGAGAAAGCGCTCAAGCCCTGGCGCCGTCGCGTGCAGATGGTGTTCCAGGATCCGTACGCGTCGCTGAATCCGCGGCGCAGCGTGTTCGACATCATCGAGTCGGTGCTCAAGGTCCACGGCGTGGCCGACCGTGCGGAGCGGCGCAACCGCATCGCGGCCATCCTGGAGCGCGTGGGCCTGCCGGCGGATGCGGGTCGGCGCTTTCCCAACGAGTTCTCGGGCGGGCAGCGCCAGCGCATCGGCATTGCGCGTGCGCTGGTATTGCGGCCTTCGCTGGTGGTGCTCGACGAGCCTGTGTCGGCGCTGGATGTGTCTGTGCAGGCGCAGATATTGAATTTGCTGGTGGAGTTGAAGGAGGACTTCGGGCTGTCCTATCTTTTCATCTCGCACGATCTTTCGGTGGTGCGCTATATCGCTGATCGCGTGATGGTGATGAGCAAGGGGCAGATCGTGGAGACCGGCAGTCACCGCGACATCTGGGATCGGCCGCAGCACCCGTATACGCGTAGCTTGATTGCGGCTGTGCCGGGGGCTGAGCAGCGCAAGGCTGCTTGA
- a CDS encoding ABC transporter permease yields MKLRSASRTLVRTAWQAVPTVIGVILLNFILMQLIPGDAADVVAAESGSATAESMAQLRTHFGLDLPVIQQLFAYLNNLAHFSLGISPRYNMPVVSLIGARLGNTLLLMVTALAFALAIGIAAGTVMATRVGRWQDRTLSVLALLLYSTPGFWLGLMAIVLFSVHLGWLPTGGSESIGAGYTGWTHVVDVARHLVLPALAMAGFYIAIFSRLTRAAMLEVSRQDFVRTAEAKGLHPWTVNLRHILRNALIPVTTVAGMHFGTLLGGAVVVETVFSWPGLGRLAFDSVAGRDYTVLLGVLLMSSLLVIVANMLVDLLHAWLDPRIQVR; encoded by the coding sequence ATGAAGCTGCGCAGCGCAAGCCGCACGCTGGTGCGCACCGCCTGGCAGGCCGTGCCGACCGTCATCGGCGTGATCCTGCTCAACTTCATCCTGATGCAGCTGATCCCGGGCGACGCGGCCGACGTGGTGGCGGCCGAGTCGGGCTCGGCCACGGCCGAGAGCATGGCGCAACTGCGCACGCACTTCGGGCTCGACCTGCCGGTGATCCAGCAGCTGTTCGCCTATCTGAACAACCTGGCGCACTTCAGCCTCGGAATCTCGCCGCGCTACAACATGCCGGTGGTGTCGCTGATCGGCGCGCGGCTTGGCAACACGCTGCTGCTGATGGTGACCGCGCTGGCCTTCGCGCTGGCGATCGGCATTGCCGCGGGCACGGTCATGGCGACACGGGTGGGCCGCTGGCAGGACCGCACGCTCTCGGTGCTGGCGCTGCTGCTGTATTCCACGCCGGGCTTCTGGCTGGGCCTGATGGCGATCGTGCTGTTCTCGGTGCACCTGGGCTGGTTGCCCACGGGCGGCAGCGAGAGCATCGGCGCCGGCTACACCGGCTGGACCCACGTGGTCGACGTGGCCCGGCACCTGGTGCTGCCCGCGCTTGCGATGGCGGGCTTCTACATCGCGATCTTCTCGCGCCTGACCCGCGCCGCGATGCTCGAGGTGTCGCGGCAGGACTTCGTGCGCACAGCCGAGGCCAAGGGCCTGCATCCGTGGACCGTCAATCTGCGCCACATCCTGCGCAATGCGCTGATCCCGGTCACCACCGTGGCGGGCATGCATTTCGGCACGCTGCTCGGCGGCGCCGTGGTGGTCGAGACCGTCTTCAGCTGGCCCGGCCTCGGGCGCCTGGCCTTCGACTCGGTGGCAGGCCGCGACTACACCGTGCTGCTGGGCGTGCTGCTGATGTCGTCGTTGCTGGTCATCGTGGCCAACATGCTGGTCGACCTGCTGCACGCGTGGCTCGACCCGCGCATCCAGGTGCGCTGA
- a CDS encoding ABC transporter substrate-binding protein, which translates to MFFSSSSFPIRSALLAALLAAGLAAHAAPPSHSGTLTLLSTSEPTALVTIGNVATPILSVSAKVTEGLLKYDYDVNPQPQLATKWVISPDGLTYTFTLRQGVKWHDGKDFTSADVAYSIELLKKIHPRGRNTFANLTAIDTPDKYTAILRLSKPAPYLIRALVATETPIVPKHIYEGTDPANNPNNNAPIGTGPFKFKEWVRGSHIVYERNNDYWDKPKPFVDQLIVRFVTDPAAAAVAFETGTVDLGYRTPVPLADLERLKKVPALRFETKGNSYSSNVTRLEFNLDNEYFKNEKVRQAVAHAIDRNVIVKVVNYGYGQVSYSPIAPGLKAFHDPAPSPYAFDVKKANALLDEAGFPKKAGGVRFSVPLDFNPIGADGPRLADYLRSALARIGIAVTVRAQDPSAFIKRIYTDRDFAFTHNGASNLFDPTVGVQRLYWSKNFIKGVPFSNGTHYQNPVVDKLLEDAAVENDPGKRLKLFKDFQDTVARDVPDLNLYQPVFITIANQRVHDHSLTADGVESNLADVWVDDAKK; encoded by the coding sequence ATGTTTTTCTCGTCCAGTTCATTTCCGATTCGCAGCGCCCTCCTTGCCGCGCTGCTCGCCGCCGGTCTCGCAGCCCACGCCGCGCCGCCCAGCCACAGCGGCACCCTCACGCTGCTGTCGACCAGCGAGCCGACCGCGCTAGTCACCATCGGCAACGTCGCCACGCCCATCCTGAGCGTGAGCGCGAAAGTCACCGAAGGGCTGCTGAAGTACGACTACGACGTCAACCCCCAACCTCAGCTGGCCACCAAGTGGGTCATCAGCCCCGACGGCCTGACCTACACCTTCACCCTGCGCCAGGGCGTGAAGTGGCATGACGGCAAGGACTTCACCTCGGCCGACGTGGCCTACTCCATCGAGCTGCTCAAGAAGATCCATCCGCGCGGGCGCAACACCTTCGCCAACCTCACGGCCATCGACACGCCGGACAAATACACCGCCATCCTTCGGCTGTCCAAGCCCGCGCCGTACCTGATCCGCGCGCTCGTGGCCACCGAGACGCCCATCGTGCCCAAGCACATCTACGAGGGCACCGATCCGGCCAACAACCCGAACAACAACGCGCCCATCGGCACCGGTCCGTTCAAGTTCAAGGAATGGGTGCGCGGCAGCCACATCGTGTACGAGCGCAACAACGACTACTGGGACAAGCCCAAGCCCTTCGTCGACCAGCTCATCGTGCGTTTCGTGACCGACCCGGCAGCAGCAGCCGTGGCCTTCGAGACCGGCACCGTCGATCTGGGCTACCGTACGCCCGTGCCTCTGGCGGACCTGGAGCGCCTGAAGAAGGTGCCGGCGCTGCGCTTCGAGACCAAGGGAAACAGCTACTCGTCGAACGTGACGCGCCTGGAGTTCAACCTCGACAACGAGTACTTCAAGAACGAGAAGGTGCGTCAGGCCGTGGCGCACGCCATCGACCGCAACGTGATCGTGAAGGTGGTGAACTACGGCTACGGCCAGGTCAGCTACTCGCCCATCGCGCCCGGCCTGAAGGCCTTTCATGATCCCGCGCCCTCGCCCTACGCCTTCGACGTGAAGAAGGCCAACGCGCTGCTCGACGAGGCGGGCTTTCCGAAGAAAGCCGGCGGCGTGCGCTTCAGCGTGCCGCTGGACTTCAACCCCATCGGCGCGGATGGCCCGCGCCTGGCGGACTACCTGCGCTCGGCGCTGGCACGCATCGGCATTGCCGTGACGGTGCGCGCGCAGGACCCGAGCGCCTTCATCAAGCGCATCTACACCGACCGCGACTTCGCCTTCACTCATAACGGTGCGAGCAACCTGTTCGACCCAACGGTGGGTGTGCAGCGGCTTTACTGGTCGAAGAACTTCATCAAGGGTGTGCCGTTTTCCAATGGCACGCACTATCAGAACCCGGTGGTGGACAAGCTGCTGGAAGACGCGGCTGTTGAAAACGATCCGGGCAAGCGGCTGAAGCTCTTCAAGGATTTCCAGGACACCGTGGCTCGCGACGTGCCCGACCTGAACCTCTACCAGCCGGTGTTCATCACCATCGCCAATCAGCGCGTGCACGACCATTCGTTGACTGCTGACGGGGTGGAGTCGAATCTTGCTGACGTTTGGGTGGACGACGCGAAGAAATAA